A region of the Candidatus Limnocylindrales bacterium genome:
ACGTGCGCTACTTTACCACACAATGCGTCTGCCACTCCCTGACCACACAATCACGGTGCGTCGCCTGTCAAGGGGAACCCAATTTTCCCCAGGTATGGGAACTGAAAATTCCCCACCCTGAGTTTCACTGCTGCGCCTCTGCTTCCTGAACCAGGCCAGCCTTGAGCTTGTCCTTGAGCCTGTAGGAGTTTCCGCGGATGTTGAGCGTGATGGCGTGGTGCAGGAGGCGGTCCAGGATCGCGGTG
Encoded here:
- a CDS encoding ATP-binding protein, whose product is TAILDRLLHHAITLNIRGNSYRLKDKLKAGLVQEAEAQQ